One stretch of Dehalococcoidia bacterium DNA includes these proteins:
- a CDS encoding class I SAM-dependent methyltransferase: MSLDLGLPLHRESEFTLASTEWCPHPERYSAYDTDAAEVEALEVLAALVRALKPAFVLETGTHLGRSAAYIADALDRNRYGCMVSLEINSDYAAAARDLLAWHGLLGLGIGQCDVLQVSSFEYIPPLPIDFLFSDSELGTRRHELERLRPWLAPRAWVAVHDTLTHLSVIGDLAPLGWIERVDIPTPRGLTIGRVRNENS, translated from the coding sequence ATGAGCCTCGATCTTGGCCTTCCACTCCACCGTGAATCTGAGTTTACACTCGCCTCGACTGAGTGGTGTCCTCATCCAGAACGCTACTCGGCCTATGACACCGATGCCGCCGAAGTTGAGGCGCTCGAAGTTTTAGCCGCCCTGGTCCGCGCGCTAAAACCAGCCTTCGTGTTGGAGACCGGGACCCACCTGGGACGGTCGGCGGCCTACATCGCTGACGCGCTCGATCGGAATCGGTACGGGTGCATGGTGTCGCTGGAGATCAATTCGGACTACGCCGCCGCCGCTCGCGATCTCTTAGCATGGCATGGGCTACTCGGGCTCGGCATCGGGCAATGCGACGTGCTCCAGGTTTCAAGTTTCGAGTACATCCCGCCGTTGCCGATTGATTTTCTCTTCTCCGACTCAGAGCTCGGCACGCGGCGCCACGAACTCGAACGCCTGCGCCCATGGCTGGCCCCTCGCGCCTGGGTCGCGGTCCATGACACGCTTACCCATCTGAGCGTCATCGGGGACCTCGCGCCGCTTGGCTGGATCGAACGCGTGGATATTCCGACGCCGAGGGGGTTGACTATAGGGAGGGTTAGAAATGAAAACAGCTGA